One genomic window of Corynebacterium diphtheriae includes the following:
- a CDS encoding hydrogen peroxide-inducible genes activator: MSNKEYRPTLAQLRTFATIAENKHFGTAAAKLSISQPSLSQALAALENGLGVQLIERSTRRVIVTPAGEMLLPYAKATLDAADAFLAHAHGASGTLSGPMSLGIIPTIAPYILPNLLDAVRDEFPDLELRIVEEQTKHLIALLRDGHIDCAILALPTEQIGFTEMPLYVEDFCMVTTEDHPLAHRNDLTLSHLKELDLLLLDDGHCLRDQIVDLCRHVDVNPTHSKAAETRAASLTTVMQLVSAGMGATLVPESSVSIECSRPGLATATFAPGVSASRQVGMVYRTSSSRTEEFQKLGSIVGQAFQDVIAQN, encoded by the coding sequence ATGAGCAATAAAGAATATCGGCCAACCCTTGCACAGCTGCGCACGTTCGCCACCATTGCGGAAAACAAGCATTTTGGGACCGCAGCTGCCAAGCTTTCGATTTCTCAACCATCGCTTTCGCAAGCGTTAGCAGCTCTTGAAAACGGCCTTGGTGTTCAGCTCATTGAACGCTCCACACGGCGAGTCATCGTCACTCCCGCTGGGGAAATGCTCTTACCGTATGCAAAGGCCACGCTTGATGCGGCTGATGCTTTCCTTGCCCATGCACATGGTGCTTCCGGCACGCTTTCTGGCCCCATGAGTCTTGGTATCATTCCGACCATTGCCCCATATATCCTCCCGAATCTACTCGATGCTGTACGCGACGAGTTTCCCGACTTGGAGCTTCGAATCGTAGAAGAGCAGACAAAGCACCTCATAGCGCTTCTTCGCGACGGACATATCGATTGTGCAATATTGGCGCTTCCGACTGAACAAATCGGTTTTACAGAAATGCCACTTTATGTCGAAGATTTCTGCATGGTGACAACAGAAGATCACCCATTGGCGCATCGCAATGACTTAACTCTTTCTCACCTCAAAGAGCTTGATCTTTTGCTTCTCGACGACGGCCACTGTCTTCGCGACCAGATCGTAGATCTATGCCGACACGTTGACGTAAATCCCACACACAGCAAGGCGGCAGAGACCCGCGCGGCCAGCTTGACTACTGTTATGCAATTGGTCAGTGCTGGAATGGGCGCTACCTTAGTGCCGGAAAGCTCAGTGTCCATAGAATGCTCGCGCCCAGGCTTGGCCACGGCTACTTTCGCTCCTGGAGTTAGTGCTTCGCGTCAAGTGGGAATGGTGTACCGAACATCATCCTCAAGGACTGAGGAGTTTCAAAAGCTAGGTTCTATAGTTGGCCAAGCGTTTCAAGACGTTATCGCGCAGAATTAG
- the hrpA gene encoding ATP-dependent RNA helicase HrpA yields the protein MGKRNLKHSNRRVKPTTQDSPEVKELKASCMSQLSGLGLALHRSFERRITKAHSTRALEAIAQDLATALNSIEKRRSSIPVISYPDNLPVSSQRDEIAAAIQENQVVIIAGETGSGKTTQIPKICLDLGRGITGLIGHTQPRRLAARTVAERIADELDQPIGESVGYAIRFDDRVSPSTSIKLMTDGILLAEMQRDRYLNAYDTIIIDEAHERSLNIDFILGYLKQLLPKRPDLKVIITSATIDPERFAHHFSDENGTPAPIIEVSGRTYPVEVLYRPLELEDGTSLIDVDPIDGLISAIKELMSYGDGDILCFFAGESDIRDAMEAIKEQRWRNVEVTPLFGRLSNQEQHKVFTSHTGRRIVLATNIAETSLTVPGIHFVVDLGTARISRYSSRTKVQRLPIEPISQASARQRSGRCGRVADGIAIRLYSEEDFLSRPEFTDPEILRTNLANVILQMASLRLGHIDDFPFIQAPDTKSIRDGILLLHELGALTTTDTRTDLPRLTTIGTTLARIPLDPRLGRMLIEAERLGCLAHVMVVVAALSIQDVRERPLDYQAQADQLHARFKDPQSDFSSYLKLWAYINQRRDELSGNAFKKVMQQEFLHYMRIREWFDLVRQLKSIGEQVGWKSFERSDATDNDCIHQALLAGLLSHIGIKEGDSREFVGARNTRFMVFPGSSLAKKPPQFVMAGELVETSRLWARDVAAIDPRWVEPLAQNLLKHQYSEPHWSLKRGAAMVYQRSTLYGVPIVVDRLINLATIDAIGAREIFIREALINGQWTTHHSFFKNNMQKLEAANTLEEKARRRDIVVTEDTLYEFYNDRLPQSVVSTRAFDHWWKKTRTQTPDLLDFDPDKLISDSAEEVNAERYPDSWYDNGVELELRYRFEPGHPDDGVTVNVPVPYLASLEESGFEWLVPGFIQELLTASLKTLPKHLRKKIVPAPNYANLIQPRISFRKGPLTQAITNALKDAGITGIEAEDFDLSALPDHLRITFAAIDKHGKVIDKDKNLARLKTRQKNKIRASALKIGKAVHQSAVTTWTSSTLGKIPEEVSTKVDGQLIKTYPALVIGEQGFSVEAKPTRAEADASMLTATLAMLMKASNINTQKMLNGLPLQQRVAVENYPHGSSNGLVQDVKAAVIRDLLIERGGPVRSPEEFDVLKKEITPKVPGLTRQAVVQLAPSINCYLKTRDEVAHWEGDAIDDISRQLDFLLPPFAVSHHGIRHLARLPRLCEAITIRLDSMSRDSYKDAELQLVINRLENALYAKANRGGIPKSKINDIAWKIQELRVSLFAQRLGTAEKVSERKIHKLIEAL from the coding sequence ATGGGCAAACGGAATCTAAAGCACTCTAACCGACGCGTAAAACCAACGACTCAAGATTCACCAGAAGTTAAAGAGTTAAAAGCATCATGCATGTCCCAATTATCAGGTTTGGGACTTGCCCTCCACCGGTCTTTTGAGCGCCGTATCACTAAAGCGCACAGCACGAGGGCTTTAGAAGCTATTGCACAGGACCTCGCAACAGCGCTTAACTCAATTGAAAAACGACGCAGCAGTATCCCAGTTATCTCCTATCCGGACAATCTCCCAGTTAGTTCACAACGGGACGAAATCGCTGCCGCTATCCAAGAAAACCAAGTTGTCATCATCGCTGGCGAAACAGGTTCCGGTAAAACTACTCAGATTCCTAAAATATGTCTTGATTTGGGACGTGGAATTACTGGCTTAATTGGGCACACGCAGCCACGTCGATTAGCCGCACGAACGGTTGCCGAACGTATTGCAGACGAATTAGATCAGCCAATCGGTGAATCTGTTGGTTACGCGATTCGCTTCGACGATCGTGTCTCCCCCAGTACGTCTATCAAGCTCATGACAGACGGTATTTTACTGGCAGAAATGCAACGTGATCGTTACCTCAATGCTTACGACACAATCATCATTGACGAGGCACACGAGCGAAGCCTGAATATCGATTTCATCCTTGGATATCTCAAACAGCTACTTCCTAAGCGTCCAGATCTAAAAGTCATCATCACATCGGCAACCATTGATCCTGAACGATTCGCGCACCATTTTTCGGACGAAAATGGTACACCAGCCCCCATTATTGAAGTGTCTGGGCGAACCTACCCAGTGGAGGTACTTTATCGCCCCCTCGAGCTTGAAGATGGTACGTCGCTTATCGACGTCGACCCCATCGACGGCCTAATCAGCGCCATTAAGGAGCTTATGAGCTACGGTGACGGTGACATCCTCTGTTTCTTTGCCGGCGAATCAGATATTCGTGACGCCATGGAAGCTATAAAAGAGCAACGATGGCGTAATGTTGAAGTCACACCGCTATTTGGTCGACTGTCTAACCAAGAACAACATAAAGTGTTTACATCACATACTGGCCGCCGAATTGTTCTTGCAACAAATATTGCTGAAACATCACTGACTGTCCCCGGTATTCACTTTGTTGTCGATCTAGGTACAGCACGCATATCTCGGTATTCCAGTCGTACAAAAGTACAACGATTACCCATCGAACCGATTTCCCAAGCCAGCGCTCGTCAACGTTCCGGCCGCTGTGGACGTGTCGCCGATGGCATTGCGATTCGGTTGTACTCCGAAGAGGACTTTCTCTCACGCCCTGAATTCACCGATCCAGAAATTCTGAGAACGAATTTGGCCAACGTGATTCTGCAGATGGCCTCACTACGCCTAGGCCATATCGACGATTTCCCCTTCATCCAAGCGCCCGATACCAAGTCGATCCGTGACGGAATACTGTTGTTGCACGAACTTGGTGCATTAACCACAACGGATACGCGGACTGATCTTCCACGGTTAACAACAATCGGCACGACACTTGCCAGAATTCCGCTCGATCCACGACTAGGCAGAATGCTCATCGAAGCAGAACGTCTAGGCTGCCTCGCCCATGTCATGGTGGTAGTAGCTGCGCTGTCGATTCAAGACGTGCGCGAGCGGCCTCTTGACTATCAGGCGCAAGCAGATCAACTCCACGCTCGATTCAAAGATCCTCAAAGCGACTTTTCCAGCTATCTCAAATTATGGGCGTACATCAATCAGCGTCGCGATGAATTGTCAGGAAACGCATTTAAAAAGGTGATGCAACAAGAGTTCCTTCACTATATGCGGATTCGTGAATGGTTTGATCTCGTTCGCCAACTAAAATCCATAGGTGAACAAGTCGGCTGGAAATCGTTTGAACGGTCGGACGCAACCGACAACGATTGCATTCACCAAGCTCTCTTAGCGGGGCTTTTGTCCCATATCGGCATCAAAGAAGGCGATTCCCGAGAATTTGTAGGCGCCCGCAATACGCGTTTTATGGTCTTCCCTGGTTCAAGTCTTGCGAAGAAACCTCCACAATTCGTTATGGCTGGAGAGCTTGTCGAAACGTCAAGACTGTGGGCACGCGACGTCGCCGCAATAGATCCACGTTGGGTCGAGCCTCTGGCACAAAACTTGCTCAAACACCAATATTCGGAGCCACATTGGTCTCTCAAACGTGGTGCAGCGATGGTTTACCAGCGTTCAACGCTCTATGGAGTGCCGATCGTTGTCGACCGACTGATCAATCTAGCTACCATCGATGCCATTGGCGCACGCGAGATCTTCATCCGTGAAGCTTTAATTAATGGGCAATGGACTACCCATCACAGCTTTTTCAAAAACAATATGCAGAAACTAGAAGCTGCAAATACCTTGGAGGAAAAAGCAAGGCGACGCGATATCGTAGTAACCGAAGATACCCTGTACGAGTTTTACAATGATCGGCTCCCACAATCTGTCGTTTCCACCCGAGCGTTTGATCATTGGTGGAAGAAAACCCGCACACAGACACCTGATTTACTCGATTTTGATCCTGACAAACTTATTTCTGATAGCGCTGAAGAAGTTAATGCAGAACGGTATCCAGATAGTTGGTACGACAACGGTGTAGAGCTAGAACTCCGTTATCGTTTTGAACCTGGCCATCCTGACGACGGAGTTACAGTCAACGTTCCAGTTCCATATCTTGCGTCACTTGAGGAAAGTGGTTTCGAATGGCTTGTTCCCGGTTTTATCCAAGAGCTGCTGACTGCTTCTTTAAAAACACTTCCAAAACATCTACGAAAAAAAATTGTTCCTGCTCCGAACTATGCGAATCTGATTCAGCCACGGATTTCGTTCCGAAAAGGACCGCTTACTCAGGCTATAACGAATGCGCTCAAAGACGCCGGAATTACGGGGATCGAAGCAGAGGACTTTGATTTATCAGCGCTTCCAGATCATTTACGGATTACATTCGCAGCAATAGACAAACATGGAAAGGTAATCGACAAAGATAAGAACCTTGCGCGTCTTAAAACACGTCAAAAAAATAAAATTCGTGCGTCTGCTCTCAAAATCGGAAAAGCAGTCCACCAAAGCGCCGTCACAACTTGGACATCCTCAACTCTAGGAAAGATTCCTGAAGAAGTTTCCACAAAAGTAGACGGCCAACTCATAAAGACTTATCCCGCCTTAGTAATAGGAGAACAAGGATTCTCAGTCGAGGCCAAACCTACCCGCGCCGAAGCTGACGCGTCCATGCTGACGGCAACGTTAGCGATGCTGATGAAGGCATCAAATATTAACACCCAAAAAATGCTTAATGGGTTGCCTCTTCAACAACGTGTTGCAGTTGAGAACTATCCCCACGGCAGCAGCAATGGATTAGTACAAGATGTCAAAGCTGCGGTGATCCGGGACCTACTCATCGAACGCGGCGGACCAGTACGTTCACCAGAAGAATTTGATGTTCTTAAAAAGGAAATTACCCCCAAAGTGCCGGGGCTGACGCGTCAAGCGGTCGTGCAATTAGCCCCTTCTATCAATTGTTATCTCAAAACTAGAGACGAAGTTGCGCACTGGGAAGGTGACGCCATTGATGATATTAGTAGGCAATTAGATTTCCTGCTCCCCCCATTTGCAGTATCACATCATGGAATTCGTCATCTCGCGCGATTACCGCGGCTTTGTGAAGCTATAACCATTCGGCTGGATTCAATGAGCCGAGATTCTTATAAGGATGCGGAGCTACAACTGGTTATTAATAGACTCGAAAATGCCCTCTATGCGAAGGCCAATCGTGGTGGAATTCCAAAATCGAAAATCAACGATATTGCGTGGAAAATTCAAGAGTTACGGGTTAGTCTTTTTGCCCAGAGACTAGGTACTGCAGAAAAAGTATCGGAACGAAAGATCCATAAGCTCATTGAAGCTCTTTAA
- the nrdR gene encoding transcriptional regulator NrdR, which translates to MYCPFCHNDQSRVIDSRVIDSGSAIRRRRECTQCKNRFTTVEKAQLLVVKRNGLTEPFSREKVIVGVRRACQGRDVSDDALKRLAQQVEERVRLHGSSQIHANEIGLAILEPLRELDEVAYLRFASVYKSFESADDFESEIRLMRRRDRSN; encoded by the coding sequence GTGTACTGTCCTTTTTGTCATAATGATCAGTCTCGTGTGATCGACTCTCGTGTGATTGATTCAGGTTCGGCAATTAGAAGACGTCGCGAATGTACACAGTGTAAGAACCGGTTTACTACAGTTGAAAAAGCACAACTCTTAGTGGTCAAACGCAATGGGCTTACCGAGCCTTTTAGTAGGGAAAAGGTTATCGTAGGTGTCCGTCGTGCATGCCAAGGCCGAGATGTAAGTGATGATGCATTGAAACGGCTTGCGCAACAAGTAGAAGAGCGAGTTCGTTTGCATGGCAGCTCACAGATTCACGCTAACGAGATAGGTCTTGCCATTTTGGAGCCACTGCGGGAACTAGATGAAGTAGCTTATCTGCGGTTTGCATCAGTATATAAATCGTTTGAAAGCGCTGATGATTTCGAATCTGAGATTCGGTTGATGCGACGGCGGGATAGGTCGAATTAG
- the lexA gene encoding transcriptional repressor LexA codes for MPVKDSSSNKKNQIGKLSERQRRILEVITDAVSLRGYPPSIREIGDAAGLQSTSSVAYQLKELEKKGYLRRDPNKPRAVDVRALPDPIPSKPGRKPGPKKSSVAVSPDPAETSPTSFVPIVGSIAAGNPILAEENVDGYFPFPSEIVGDGDLFMLQVEGESMRDAGILHHDWVVVRSQPVAEQGEFVAALIEGEATVKEFHSDSSGVWLLPHNDAFDPIPAEHAEIMGKVVSILRKL; via the coding sequence ATGCCAGTGAAGGATTCATCTTCTAACAAGAAGAACCAAATAGGAAAACTTTCCGAACGACAACGTCGAATTTTAGAAGTCATCACCGACGCAGTTTCGCTCCGTGGCTACCCCCCGAGCATTAGAGAAATTGGTGATGCTGCAGGCTTGCAATCCACGTCATCCGTCGCGTATCAACTTAAAGAGCTGGAAAAGAAGGGCTACCTTCGCAGAGACCCTAATAAGCCACGCGCAGTTGATGTTCGTGCGCTTCCCGATCCGATCCCTTCAAAGCCTGGCCGTAAACCAGGGCCTAAAAAGTCTTCGGTTGCTGTCAGTCCCGATCCTGCGGAAACTTCGCCCACCAGCTTTGTACCAATAGTTGGGTCCATTGCAGCGGGCAATCCAATTCTCGCCGAAGAGAACGTAGACGGTTACTTCCCCTTCCCTTCCGAAATCGTCGGAGACGGTGATCTTTTTATGCTCCAAGTAGAGGGTGAATCTATGCGTGATGCGGGGATCCTACATCACGACTGGGTTGTCGTCCGTTCCCAGCCCGTTGCAGAACAAGGGGAATTTGTCGCCGCGCTTATTGAAGGTGAAGCAACGGTAAAAGAATTCCACTCAGATTCGTCTGGCGTGTGGCTTTTACCCCACAACGACGCATTTGATCCCATTCCGGCTGAACACGCAGAAATTATGGGCAAAGTGGTTTCTATCCTCCGAAAGCTCTAA
- a CDS encoding DeoR/GlpR family DNA-binding transcription regulator yields the protein MYSEERRRQIASLTAVEGRVNVTELAARFDVTAETIRRDLAVLDREGVVHRVHGGAVANQTFQTAEFSLDTRSRSASGAKNSIAHAALSYLPEAQGGLFLDAGTTTAALAELLAAQPFAKHWSIVTNSLSIALTLANSGLDEIQLLGGSVRAITQAVVGDTALRTLALMRADVAFIGTNALTIDHGLSTADSQEAAIKSAMITNAHKVVVLCDSTKMGTDYLVSFGSISDIDVIITDANAPESFVKALRDRDVEVIIA from the coding sequence ATGTATTCCGAGGAGCGCCGCAGGCAAATTGCCTCTTTGACTGCAGTTGAAGGCCGCGTCAACGTAACAGAGCTAGCAGCACGCTTCGACGTGACAGCAGAGACTATCCGTAGGGATTTAGCAGTCCTAGATAGAGAAGGAGTGGTCCACCGAGTACACGGTGGGGCTGTCGCGAACCAAACATTTCAAACTGCCGAATTTAGCTTGGATACGCGATCACGCTCTGCGTCTGGTGCTAAAAATTCCATCGCGCACGCAGCCCTTAGTTATCTTCCTGAAGCTCAGGGAGGTCTGTTTCTTGACGCTGGAACGACCACCGCTGCATTAGCCGAACTCCTAGCAGCCCAACCATTTGCAAAACACTGGTCCATCGTTACCAATAGTTTGTCAATCGCACTTACCTTGGCGAATTCCGGCCTTGACGAAATCCAACTCCTCGGTGGCAGTGTCAGGGCCATTACCCAAGCCGTCGTTGGCGATACTGCTCTTCGTACTTTGGCGCTCATGCGAGCCGATGTTGCCTTCATCGGTACAAACGCATTGACAATCGATCACGGACTATCGACTGCAGATTCACAAGAGGCTGCTATTAAGTCTGCAATGATTACTAATGCACATAAAGTTGTTGTTTTGTGCGATTCGACCAAAATGGGCACTGATTACTTGGTAAGTTTCGGATCTATTTCTGATATTGATGTCATCATCACTGACGCTAATGCCCCTGAGAGCTTTGTGAAAGCACTGCGCGACCGTGATGTGGAAGTCATTATCGCCTAA
- the ptsP gene encoding phosphoenolpyruvate--protein phosphotransferase, which produces MTDTIIKGTGVVSGVRYAKAVWISPRPKLPQAGEVVDEADRAQQLDNFVAAADAVAQRLLDRSEHAEGAASEVLKATAGMVKDRGWQKAVKKGIQGGHPAEYAVVAATTKFVSMFEAAGGVMAERTTDLRDIRDRVIAELRGDLEPGLPDVHEHVVLFADDLSPADTAALNTDYFVGLVTELGGPTSHTAIIARQLNVPCIVATGEKIHKIEVGTDVLIDGALGTVTLDADPETARAAELESRMLAERIAQWKGPAETKDGHRVQLLANVQDGKAARIAATESQAEGIGLFRTEMCFLTATEEPSVDEQAAVYKKVLEQFPDSKVVVRSLDAGSDKPVAFASMADEMNPALGVRGLRVARANESLLTRQLDAIAQAAHELGRDENSPTWVMAPMVATTREARWFAGLCAERGLTAGAMIEVPAASLMADKLMPYLDFVSIGTNDLTQYTMAADRMSPQLAYLTDPWQPAVLRLIKHTCEEGKRFNTAVGVCGEAAADPLLACVLTGLGVNSLSAASTAIAGVGAQLASVDFETCVRAAEAAVNAEGAIDARAAVRKVLQP; this is translated from the coding sequence ATGACAGACACAATTATTAAGGGTACTGGCGTAGTTTCCGGTGTCCGTTATGCCAAAGCCGTGTGGATTAGCCCGCGGCCAAAGCTGCCCCAGGCAGGAGAGGTTGTTGACGAAGCTGATCGTGCTCAACAGCTAGATAACTTCGTTGCAGCGGCAGATGCTGTGGCACAACGCCTTCTTGATCGTTCCGAACATGCCGAGGGTGCAGCGTCGGAGGTACTAAAAGCTACTGCAGGAATGGTCAAAGACCGCGGCTGGCAGAAGGCCGTCAAGAAAGGCATTCAAGGCGGACACCCAGCTGAGTATGCAGTTGTTGCTGCGACCACCAAGTTTGTTTCAATGTTTGAGGCAGCTGGCGGTGTAATGGCGGAGCGTACAACAGACCTTCGAGATATTCGCGATCGTGTGATTGCTGAGCTACGAGGAGATCTTGAACCTGGACTTCCAGATGTTCATGAGCACGTTGTGCTTTTCGCTGATGACCTTTCCCCCGCAGATACCGCAGCCTTGAATACCGACTATTTTGTCGGTCTTGTAACTGAGTTGGGTGGTCCAACCAGCCACACCGCGATTATTGCACGCCAGCTCAACGTTCCGTGCATTGTCGCAACTGGTGAGAAAATTCACAAGATTGAAGTAGGTACAGACGTGCTTATCGACGGTGCATTGGGCACCGTGACTCTCGACGCAGATCCTGAAACCGCTCGTGCAGCTGAACTGGAATCGCGCATGCTAGCTGAGCGCATCGCGCAGTGGAAAGGACCAGCCGAAACTAAGGACGGTCATCGAGTGCAGCTACTTGCGAACGTACAAGATGGAAAAGCTGCACGGATCGCTGCAACGGAGAGTCAGGCTGAAGGTATTGGGTTATTCCGTACTGAAATGTGCTTCTTGACCGCTACAGAAGAACCAAGCGTTGATGAACAAGCGGCTGTCTACAAAAAAGTTTTGGAACAATTCCCAGATTCCAAGGTTGTTGTTCGTTCGCTAGATGCAGGTTCTGACAAACCAGTTGCCTTTGCGTCTATGGCTGACGAGATGAATCCTGCTCTGGGTGTTCGCGGCCTTCGTGTAGCCCGTGCTAATGAGTCATTGTTGACTCGCCAGTTGGACGCTATCGCACAGGCCGCTCATGAGCTTGGTCGAGATGAGAATTCCCCAACTTGGGTTATGGCACCTATGGTGGCCACAACACGAGAGGCACGCTGGTTCGCAGGGCTTTGCGCAGAACGAGGATTAACCGCTGGTGCAATGATTGAGGTCCCTGCAGCGTCGCTAATGGCAGATAAGCTCATGCCATATCTGGATTTCGTCTCTATTGGTACTAATGATCTCACTCAGTACACCATGGCAGCAGACAGAATGTCTCCTCAGCTTGCGTATCTGACAGATCCATGGCAGCCCGCAGTGTTGCGTTTGATTAAGCATACTTGTGAAGAAGGCAAGCGTTTTAACACCGCTGTGGGTGTATGTGGCGAGGCTGCAGCAGACCCATTGTTAGCATGTGTTCTCACTGGTTTAGGCGTCAATTCGCTGTCAGCGGCATCCACGGCGATCGCGGGTGTAGGTGCACAATTGGCATCTGTTGATTTTGAAACATGTGTCCGTGCTGCAGAAGCAGCTGTCAATGCAGAAGGTGCAATTGATGCACGAGCGGCTGTGCGTAAGGTATTGCAGCCTTAA